The sequence TCTTGTAGCAGgaacttttctttctctgGCAGTAGGTGACAACTATAATGTACATTAAGTGATGagatattcataataattaaatataaataaatatatgtacatataattaaaaatttattttaatatacttacaaGTTGTTTTGGTTTAACTGATAATTTAGCCTTTGGTCTTTCTTTAGATTCTGTTTGAATGTTTGCACATTTTTTCTCAGATGTCTTAATTGTAGAGGAAGAAATAGAACtatcaatcttatttttaatatttttctcgtgttCCAATTCTAATTTCCTTaagatttctttatctttatcagAGAGTTCTATTTGAGGTAtctctttatttgaattagcAATAGTTTCAATCTTCTCCTTTACAGTCATATATTTCCatgttgtattattttgtacacCTTCTGAAGATTTTttgattgtaaatttattattattatgttttggtAAAGGGACTTCTTTATCAATAGGCAATTCTTTTGGATCTTTTGCagcattatatacatgtaattttgCCTTCTTCTTGGGagcataatcattattttttatacccaAATTTTGATTAGCTATTATCCTAATATATTGTCTAATACCTTTCTCAACCACACTCACACGCTCAGTTGCTTCTTTCAAATCTTTTGCAACTTGTTCCTATACAAAACAAACATTATAAGAGAAgcacaatatattaaagattgatATATTGATCAGTTTTATTCAAAAGACTTACAGGAATCTTACTTGGTTCTATGTCACTCAGTTTTTTTCTTGCAGCTTGTATGTACTTTTCAGGTAAATCTTTTAAACTGGAGTGTGTGATTGTATACTTGATTGCTTCCTCCTGATGTTTTATCAGAGCATTTGTCACATTATGTGCTCCCTTAAGTATACCAAGTAAATCGGAAACTTTCGAACGAGGCATTTCTGTAAACTTTTTCAcactataatataacatatagtTTTGACAACATTATcacacataataatattgtaataattagatagaattttaaatatcttacgttctcttttttttatgaagcaTAAAACGACTAGACGTTTGAAAGGAGGTTAACGTAATGCTACAGAAATTGTtgccaaaaattaaataatacaaattcaatatttcgaaatacaacgagatataaactattatataaaaataatttttcctattaataaaactataactTTTTGTGCATTATTGCATCAACATGTCACAGTACACGTGATCGTATCATCGCATGCGCCTTTTGCAGATCAGCgcggtatatataaaattcttccgtaacaagttttattttttattaatattttattaaataataaacatttcataaacattatcataatttgTTCGTCGAAATAAACAACACATGACTAAACGagacaaatttcaaaaattgttttatttgctttacatacatttttcattttatcggcgccttatatatatttaggaaaattacataaattttattaaatatttttatcatgtatatgttattatatatatatatatatatatatatatatatatatatatatgataattatatacataattattatcttatatacaataattatttatataattatatattagttatattataaattatatattaaaataataattttatatatatgaacataGCGTATGACACGTTTTAAAAAGGTACACTAGATATATTGCAACTGTATTAAAACAtcacagaaattatattaatataatattattgctatataagaaaattatttaagcaaattaaacgttctattattattacttttttatatattatcgctttatataatacagaCTCTACACAAAAATCgcatatttcttacatttatataggCACACACATGCGCATATATAACATGCGCGCGTGCAtgtacacacgcacacaattTATCTCGTTGTATCTTTAAATTACTctacaaacataaaaaatttcttttatacattaaattctaataGCTTTGGGATGGCGAGTCTAACAATCTTCTTTCGAAGGAAAGTTAGTGTtagtacatataaatagaacGTGACTATTATTTCATTTCGTGATGATTCTGTTGTTGAGTTCAATcgagatacatatattatatataatttttatacatgacaTTGGAAATTGAGTTTCGCGATAAATGTCATCTATCTTAAGTGtatgtcaattattaatatttgtatatatgaacATTTACATACACTATTAGATTCAGATACAAAAATGGATATCATAAAACTGATCAGACTTCCATAGGAATACATGTATCTCTTTCAAATCGCATAATTTTGCGAGCATTTCTGATTTTACAAACTATATGATACTTACAACATTTGATGTATGATAATTCAccattatttctaatatttatgtcaCGTTTCTGTTTTggttgtgtaaatatatatatatatatatttttttttttaatgtagaagaaaaaaatttgattttataacaaatcgGGCGAGATTAAATGACATTCGGCTGATCTGGGATAAGCGAGGCGAAAAATGAACTAAAGAAAGTCCAAGTAAAGGCGAGTGGACCTGGCCGTTGTTCTTCATTTTCCTCGTTAGCGTTTGTTCGTGCTTCTGGTTGCGGAGTTGGCATTTGAGGATTTTGTTGCTGTGGCACAGCCTGTGGACCCATCGCTTCGTTTTGCAACACTTGGTTGTTGTTGTCTACGCGACCGTTATTGTTCTCACCTAGTAATATCGGTTGTACCCTGAAGAAACCACCCTGATATCTGTAATATGAATGTCGctctatattatctatatattagctatatataatattcaaaaaatttagagaaaatattagagaataaaaagatgtttgtataaaaataaaataaaattgttatagaaatatatatatatatatatatatatatatatatatatatatatatatatataaaacaatatattatatactcacAGATATATTGCAAATCCCAAGAATGTGACAATGAGAAACCTGAGAGGAGACGAGTAGAAATACACTATACcaaataaaacaatgattCTGGACAATGTATAGAAGAAATCCAACCAATCGCGATTAAACGCGGCATCCTCAGCCGCGCCATTATTTCCCGCATTGATATCCGGCGCATCCTGCGCTGCTGGTTGGGCAACCTGTTCGTCAACAACATTATTGTTGTTGTTGGTGCTCGTGTACGTATGTTGAGGTGTATTgtcgttaatattaatattcatttgttGCAGGTATGGAATACTGGCTTGTAACTGTATGCCTTGCGCTGCCatgctgtaaaaaaaaacaacatattgtaaaatatttatgcattttttataactcttttacaaagatttttaaaagaaagatgtGCACTTACAGTTGCATATATTGTG is a genomic window of Cataglyphis hispanica isolate Lineage 1 chromosome 5, ULB_Chis1_1.0, whole genome shotgun sequence containing:
- the LOC126849407 gene encoding homocysteine-responsive endoplasmic reticulum-resident ubiquitin-like domain member 2 protein, with the translated sequence MAEAAVNLIIKAPNQQIKDQVIKCDLSWTIGRLKEYLSEVYPSKPESSHQKLIYSGQLLNDSAQLKDILRQRDGLEDQAYTVHLVCTPQKMCSGKTSDQNSTIEKNTDTTSSMRNNHIRSNSVQNQNHENTNVTAPQPQQMYLPQQYFDPRNSQQLAWMQQAYTHYFTQYMQLMAAQGIQLQASIPYLQQMNININDNTPQHTYTSTNNNNNVVDEQVAQPAAQDAPDINAGNNGAAEDAAFNRDWLDFFYTLSRIIVLFGIVYFYSSPLRFLIVTFLGFAIYLYQGGFFRVQPILLGENNNGRVDNNNQVLQNEAMGPQAVPQQQNPQMPTPQPEARTNANEENEEQRPGPLAFTWTFFSSFFASLIPDQPNVI